The DNA window aataaataaataaataaataaataaataaataaatgaaaacaaaacaactcttggggcgcctgggtggcgcagtcggttgagcgtccgacttcagccaggtcacgttctcacggtccgtgagttcgagccccgcgtcaggctctgggctgatggctcagagcctggagcctgtttccgattctgtgtctccctctctctctgtccctcccccgttcatgctctgtctctctctgtcccaaaaaataaaaaataaaacgttgaaaaaaaaattaaaaaaaaaaaaaaaacaactcttggtttcattgatgtgctcTTCAGTTTTTTAGAGTCTATATTGTGTATTTccgctctgatctttattatttctcttcttctgctgggtttagggtgtctttgctgttctgcttctatttcctttatgtgtgctattagattttgtatttgggatttttttcttgtttcttgagataggcttggattacaatgtattttcctctcaggactgcctttgctgcatcgcaaagcatttggattgttgtattttcttttttgttaatgtttatttatttttgagagagacagagacagaatgtgagtgggttaggggcagagagagagggaggcacagaatctaaggcaggcttcagactctgagctgtcagcacagacccggacgtggggctcggactcacaagctGGGAAATTGtcccctgagccgaagttggaatctcaaccgactgagccacctaggcgcccctggagtgttgtattttcattttcatttgtttccatatattttttaatttcttctctaattgcctgggtgacccattcattctttagtagggtgttctttaacctccatgcttttggaagtgttccatactttttcctgtggttgatttcaagtttcatagcattttggtctgaaactgtgcatggtatgatctgaGTTCTTttgtacttatgaagggctgttttatgacccagtatgtgatccatcttggagaaggttccatgtacactcgagaagaaagtatattctgttgctttgggatgcagagttctaaatatatgttaagtccatctgatccaatgtatcattcagggcccttgtttctttattgatcctgtgtctagatgatctatccattgttgtatgtgggctgttaaagtcccctgcagtgatcacattcttatcaataaggttgcttatgtttgtaagtattttatatatttgggtgctcccatattcggtgcatagacatttataattgttagctcttcctgatggatagaccctgtgattattatataatgcccttgttcacctcttgttacagcctttaattgaaagtctagtttgtctgatatacgtatggctactccagcttgcTTTTGACTTCCTTTAGCATGATAGctatccatcccctcactttcaatctgaaggtgtcctcaggtctaaaatgagtctcttgtagacagcaaatagaggggtcttgtttttttatccattctgataccctatgtcttttggttggagcatttagtccatttacattcagtcttATTATGGAAagttatgggtttagagtcattgtgatatctgtaggtttcatgcttgtagtgatgtctctggtactttgtggtccttgcaacatttcacttacagaatcccccttaggatctcttgtagggctggtttagtggtgatgaattccttccatttttgtttgtttgggaagacctttatctttcctattctgaatgacggacttgctggataaaggattcttggctgcatttttctgttcatcacattgaagatttcctgccattcctctctggcctgccaagtttcagtagataggtctgtcacTACTCTTATGGATCTCACTTTTTAAGTTAGAGCATGTTTagctctagctgctttcagaattttctctttatccttgtattttgccagtctCATTATGATATattgtgcagaagattgattcaagttacatgtgaagggagttctctgtgcctcttggatttcaatgcctttttccttccccagatcagggaagttctcagctatgatttgtttaagtacaccttcagcccctttctctctctcttcctcttctggaattcctacgatacagatattgttccatttgattgcatcacttagttctctaattctcccctcatactcctggatttttgtctctctctttttctcagcttcctcttttttcataattttatcctataattcacctattctctcccctgcctcttcagtccatgctatggccacctccattttattttgcacctcatttatagtattttttagctcctcatgactatttcttagtcccttgatctctgtagtaatagattctctgctttcttctgtgctttttttcaagccctgtgattacttttatgactattattctaaattcttgttgtgTTATATTGAtgaaatcgtttttgatcaattcgttaggtgtcgctacttcctggagtttcttttgaggctAGTTCTTCCGTTTCACCATTTTTggtagtccctgtggtggctccaaactgcagggcacttcccctgtgctgtctggtgtcacttgtgttggtgggcggggctgcagtcagacccaatgtctgccgtcagcccaccgctggggccacagtcacactggtgtgtaccttatcttaccctctcccaggggcaagattcactgtggagtggtgtggcccctgtctgtgctgcttgcacacttccaggcttgggGTGCTGCTTCGAtaggatctggcatattagccagggtggatccacaaggtgcacagtcGTGGGAGGGGTAGTCTTAGCTCACTTTGCAGTCAGTGGTCCCCTGTGGTAGGGGCCCTGAAGCACCAGGATTGAGGCAGAtccgtcagagggatggatccatagaagcacagtgttgggcgtTTGCCTGaggcaagcaagtttggtgacaggaactggttccctttgggatttcagttgggggatgggagggagagatggCGCTGGCCACTGCCTTTGTTCctgccgagctgagctctgtcttccgggacTCATCAACTCTGCCTCCTGGTGTCCTCTTACTCTCcccgctctctgagagcagagctgttgacttttagcATCCCAGATGTGAAgccccgctggctgtcagaactcacagagtccGGCCACTCCGCTTTTGGtagccagactttgggggctgtGCCTTGCCGGGCGGTCtccccctccaccgccctggctccctccctcccatctgtatagcatgcaccgcctctctgccctttctaccctcttccgtAGGCTTCTTGtgtgtgcttggctctggagagtccattctgctagtcttctagaagttttctgggttatttaggcagatgtgggtggaatctaagtgatcagcatgATAAGGTGTTCTCCTAAGCCTCCATCTTCCCCTCTCTACCCAAAgaggaatatttttaatagaaattgaaagtaaaaatgaagttttgtcTCTTGCCCCGCAAACGCAGGCTATAGGACAGCCAGCGAGGCATCTGAACGCCCTTGCTGTGGTTCAGCTCCTTCTTGGGAAATACCAACTCAGAGGAGATGTAGTGCCATGAGGGACGACCTTGAAATCCTTGGACAGGAGCCAGCACTGCCCAGAGTGCAAACACTCTGAGGGGTGCCCTCAGGGTGACCTGGTCCTCTGCCAGCCTCATGCCCCTGCTCAGGGACATCTGCCagtgagaatggataaatggaggatCCTCAGAAAAGCCAGATCTAGACCATCTGACAGAACAGAGGGCTGTACCGGGTGGCCAGCACCCTACACCTCGGGGCCACCTGTGGGGTTAGGTAACAGTCACAGGGGGTGGCACTGGGTGACCCTGCACATCAGTTTAGCTGGGGCACACGTGGCAGAGGCAGGCGGGCCCTGTCCAAGCATGCTCACATGGACatagcagggacttggacccagaGACATGGCTCTATTCAACACATTCCATCTTTCCTTTAGCTACTTGAATACCGATTATACAATTTTAACACCCTGAACTTCTCTACCACTTCCATGTCCTGTGGTACTGCTGGTTCACTTTCTATGGATGACTATTTTTCCTCATTATGGAGACCACTGCTTCCTACTTCCTTGGGATGTGGAGGTAGACATCAATTTTACCTGTGAACGTGTTGAAAAACATTGCTTTCTAATTTTACATGTCTTATTCTGGTTGGCTATTAGTTTGCAAGCCATTTGATCCTTTTGGTTGTTACTTTGAAGCTTCCTCTGAGTTTACTGAGGAAACATTTCCCAGTATTCTGTGTCATGATTGGTGAAGTACAAggttgtattttagtattttcttattccAGCTTGGGAGAACTGAAACTACTGCTGACCACGTGTGAGCCCCAGGATATTTTCCCTCTAATCCTTTATTGTGATTCTTTCTGGCTTCTGGAAGTCTCCTCCTATGCATGTGGGGTTCCCTCCTCAGCTGGAGACACAAAGGGGCTGTCTGCTAGTGCCCAAGTTGAGAGGAAGAGTGAATGTCCCCATTAGTTTTAAAATGCCTGCCTTCCTTTTACACAAAAACCAGATAGGGATACCATAACAAACCTAAGAGCTACATGGGCAAAAATCTCCTTGACCTTGGTCTTGGAAATGATGTTTTGGATATGACTCCAAATGCACAGTCAACGAAGACAAAAATCAGTGAGTGAGAACACATCAAACTAATAATCTTCTGCTTAGGAAAAGAAACATTCAccaaaggaaaagacattttacagggatggaaaaaaattgtaaaatgtgtGTTATGAGGTTCatatccaaaatttaaaaaaagctcatTTTGCTGAATATTATAACAAgcaacctaattttaaaaaaatgggggagTACAGGACTTGAAAGGGCATGTTTCCAAAGTCCATGTACAAACGTGCAGCAAGTGCattaaaaggtgctcaacatcactcatcaccagagaCATGCAGATCAAAGCCACAATCCCAtaacacttcacacctgttatCATGGCTGTTACCATCAGACAAGAGATAGCAAATGCTTGTGAGCATGTGGAAATAAGCAAACCTGGTACACTGTCcctaggaatgtaaactggtgagGTTACtactgaaaacagtatggagagttctcaaaaaattaaaaacaaaagtatgatTGCACCCAGCGATCCCATTTCTGAGTGATATATACAGGGGATGAAGTCACTACATCAGAGATATgtgcaccccatgttcattgcagtatcaTTCTCCATAGCTGAGACACTGAAAAGACCTAACTGCTCATCAAGGGATTAATAAATAAGATGTGAGATTAGATACATAGATGGATGGATAcagagatagatacatagatagatagatgatagatttcaTCCATATAAAAGTTAATCGTGCCATTTGTGActacatggatgaagcttgaagacattatgctaagttaaattagacagagaaagacacattctGTATGATCACACTTACATGTGGAGTCTAGAAacatcaaattcacagaaacagagtgtgcAATGGTGGGTTCCAGGGActgaggggcagggaaaatggcAGCGGGGGGCATTGCTCAGTGTgtccaaacttccagttagaagatagACAAAAAGCTTCCATGGGTCTAATGTATAGTAAGATGACAATAattaatatacatattgtatattgaAATTGCTTTATGTTCTTACCATAATTTAGCAGAAGAATGTATTGACTAACTTCAACTTGGTAGACATTTCGCATTATATACATGTACCAAggcatcacattgtacaccttaaaattacataatgttatatgtcgattatatctcaataaatctggggCCAAAAAAAAGGTATTCCTAGAAGACATTCCTATACACATTTGGCTAGTAATAATTTAACTATGCGTGGACATGACTgcaaatcatacaatatgtgatatTAACCCTAAAGATGTTTATGCACAGAGAAGATTTCATacaagtgtgcatgtgtgtgtgttggtgggaatAATTTCATGTGATTCTGTACACTCATAGAAACAACAGCCATAACAATAGGTGTTAGGACACTGGTGCTAAGTAGAGATCGTggcatttttgaagaaaattaaaggcaTTATGGCCAGGGGATAGATCATGAGCAATTTGggatgtaaaacaaaacaaaacaaaacaaaacaaaacaaaacaaaacaaaacaaaacaagagcgGTGAACACTTTTCCTTATTGTGATTGGAACATAACATAagatctgtgttttctttccacatCTCACAGCTTTTGTACTCCATTTCCCATATGAATGGCTTCCTTTGTGCTTAGTTGATATTTTGCAGTgacacattttcatttgcttctttgttccttttgtgcACATTCTTTAGATAGATCCTTTGGGTTTACCATGCCCTTACACGAAACACTCTAAAGCTGTAAGAGTCTATTGTCAACTGATAACTACTTAAATTCAATCCCATGGACAAGTACACTTTAATGGCTCCACACCACTCCCCACTCTACTGATGTCACAGGTCACATCTGTATGTATTGTGTAGCCATGAGTATTGATTTATAGTCACACTTGatgcttttgtcttttgaatCTCACAAAAGAATTGGAAGTGTAGTAGAGGGGTAATGTCAGCCTCATAGCAGCCTAAGATGTCCCTGTGTTGTCTCTGTCACACCCATCCAAAACTTGGCATCCATCCACAAACAAATGTGCATTTTTGGGCCCTGTGGGATCCAGCTCCATATGCCAATGGACCCCTGAATAGTCTTCCCTACACATGCATAGGTGAACATACCTGAGTGTGGCTATGGAGTCTACAGTGACCCCTGAACCTGCTCCACCTTTCTTGTCTGTGGTCTCTGAGGTTCTGGGAAACAGTCTTAGATGATCACACATGGACTGGAGTCTTTGTGGAAGTCCAACtttccaaagaaagtgaaaactctGACTTTAAATGATATCTTCATTCCCCCCATCCTTGtgcattgtagcattatttacaagaacCAAAACACCCTATGTGTCCGCAGACAGAAGAATGGGTAAAAAGAAGTGTGGCCTGTAGGTACAGTGGAATTCTATGATTCGTCcgtaagaaagaatgaaaatttgcccTTTgcgacaacatgggtggatcctGAAGGCATCAGgataagtgaagtaagtcagacatgtgggaaatcaaatagatATGTCCTGGTGTAGGACATTACAGGGAACACATTGCAAAGCAGAACACTGCTTTCTGGCTTTGCTGAAAACAGAAGGCAATGCTTTGCTTGTGTGGTTAATATGTATCTAGGAGTCACTAACTTCCCTTACCTCGTTAACGTATATCTAGGGAGCACTCATCACCCTTATCTGGTTAATATATACCTAGGGGGCACTCGCTTTGCTTATCAATTTAATGTAAATCTAGGGTACACTCAGTTCCCTTATGTAGTTAACGTAAGTCTAGTGGGAACactaaagttcacttatttagttaatatttatctAGTGCAACTAGTTAATATAAATCTAGGGGGTACTGCGCTGATTTAGTTGAAATAAATTTAGGGGAACTCACTGTGATTATCTAGTTAATGTAAATCTAGGGGGGACTTAGTTCCCTTATGTAGTTAATGTAAATCTAGGGATCATTCACTTATCCACTAAATTTTTATGTAGCAGGCACTCATTTAACTACCTAGTTAATGTGAATTTATGGGGCACTCGTTTCACTTATCTAGTTAATGTAAATCTAGGGGGCACTCATTTCCTTGTCTTGGTAATGAAAATCTATGGGACACATTAGGTAAGCACACTTTGCTTATCTAATGAATGTATATCTAGGGCGCATTCAATTTGCTTATCTAGTTAATGTCAGCATAGGGGGAACTCACTTTAATTATCCAGTTAATGTATGTTTAGGGGGCACTCACTTTGCTTATCTAGTAAATGCAAATCTCGGGGGCAAGCTACACTTCCCATATCTAGTTAATGTCAATCTAGGGGACACACTCACTTTGCTTATGTAGTGAATGTAAATCTAGGGGGCAAGCTACACTTCGCCGAGATAGTTAATGTAAATCTAGGGAAACCTCACTTTGcttatccaatatatatatatatatctatgggCACTCTCTTCCTTATCTAGTTAATATAATTCTAGGGGCACTCACCTCACTTACTTCCTTCATGTATATATAGGGGGCACTCACTTCCCTTATGGAGTTAATGTATATGTAGGTGGCACTCACTTCActtttgtatttaatataaatcTAGGGGGCAGGTTAAACTTTGCTTATCTAGTTATGTAAATCTAGTATAACTAGTAATCTAGTATAACTAGTAAATCTAGTATAACTTCACTTATCTAGTTATTCATCTAGGGGGCACTCACTTTGCTTCTCTTGTTAACATACATCTAGAGGGCAGTCACTTTGCCAGTCTAGTTAATGGGTATCTAAGGGGTACTCCACTTTGCTTATTTGGTTAATGTATATCTAGGGGGCACTCAGTTTATGGAGTTAATGTATATGTAGGGGGCAAGCTACACTTCACTTACCTAGGTAATATAAATCTAAGGGGCACTCACCTTGCTTATCCAGTTAATGTAAATTTAGGGGACACTCACTTAGCTTATCTAGTTAGGTTAATGTATATCTAGGGGGCACTCAGTTTATGGAGTTAATGTATATGTAGGGGGCAAGCTACACTTCACTTACCTAAGTAATATAAATCTAAGGGGCACTCACCTTGCTTATCCAGTTAATGTAAATTTAGGGGACACTCACTTAGCTTATCTAGTTAATGTAAATCTAGGGGGCATGCTACACTTTACTTATTTAGTCAATATAAATCTAATGGGCACCTGCTTAGCTTATCCGATCTGTGTATATCTGAGGGGGCACTCACTTTATCTAGTTAGTAAATCTAGGGGACACACTACAGTTCACTTATCTAGTTAATATTACTCTAGGGGGCACTCACTTTGCTTAGCTTATTATTGTAGGTTTAGGGGACCCTCACTTCTCTGATCTAGTTAATGTGTATCTAGGGGGACCTCTGTGCACACACAATGAAcctttgtttctttcccctgTTAATCCAGGTCCTGTGACCTTAGTTCTTGGTCCACAAGAACATTTGGTAGAgaatttcttcctccccttcaccTTTCTAGGCTCTAGGTTCAGCCACATTCTGCTTGTCAGCTCAGACCCAGCACTATACTTGAAGCCCACATCGCTGTGTGCTGGTGTGTAGACTCCCATCAATTAGTGGGTGTGGCCTGTGGGTGCTAGATCCTCCACAGGACCCATTCTTACTTTATCCTGAAGGTAAACTCACGTTTCCAGCACATGTATGGTGTTAACTGAATAGGTCTGCATCTGTAACACGTGTGTCCAAACAGACAGAAGGGCTGATGTTACTCCACAGTTCACTTAGCATCCTTCTGTAGTTTACTGAGGAGGTGGCCGGGGCACCTGTTTTGCCCTCCTTCCCAAACATTCCTGGACGCATTCTTGCTGGGAACATGCAGTGTGGCTGCACGGGAATTTCAGGAGGTGCTGGGAAAGTATGATTACCTGGTTGCCCTGGAACGTGGAGAATATGTGTACACATGGCAGTCTAATACTTTGTGTAACCATGTGTCTTTGAGACAAAGTGCATGCATGGGGACACATTGGTACAACTTACAAGACTATCTGTACCAACAAGGATTCTAGGTATGAACTGAAGTGAAAATCCTGTTATGTGCTTCATGTGTTTTACATCTATTGGTGAATTATGGGATACATTCTTATTCCAAAGTCATTTATGAAACAGTTACTGTTTAGTTCTGTAAATTTCCTAATGAATTACTATTAAAAAGTTGTATATTTtcaattcagaagaaaataaacagactttaatATCACtattatgatttaaaatacattctaggcactgtaaaaatagtaaaaaatgtttagaaaaagggTCCCTAACTTTCCACAGGCTCAACTCTGCAGGATTTCTAGAAGGTTCTTGGGAGAACCAAAGTGGAAATCCTAGGCAGACCCTCATCTAAGGATGAACTcactgaaaaatagagaaaagaaggagaaaaggggttCATATTCATCGTGCTCCCTCGGAATTCCAGAGACATCCATAGGCACTTGTGCCTACCTTTCTGATTGATTTCACTGGGGGCTACTTTCAGCCTCATAGTCTCAGTCTCCCACATTCGGAAATTTGCTCTCCAGGGAGGCACAGCTTGCACTGGCTGGGATCGAATCCATGCCTTTTCCCTGACAGCCTACAGACACCCCAGTGTGGGACAGGCAGTATGGGTGGGTGGTAGCCCTCCATCACCCTGAACCCGTAATGGGACCAGGAAATGAGAGATTACCTGAAGAATGAGACAAAGCTCAGTGTGCAAGAGCACAGTTTTGGAGAAAATTCATGAATTTGTCCCTAAAGGGGCTTGTGGCAACTTCTCTTATTTCTGGAACCAGAAACCTCAGCCCAAGACACAGCTGCTGACTCAGGTCTTCTGCACAGAGTCTTAGGGACTGTTTGGGCTCTTACAGGCTTACAAAAATACATAGAGGCCACAAGCATgcagttttcaagttttatttcagagTTCTGCTCAGTGACGCATCAGAGACCTGGTGTCAGGTCCATGATGTGCCTGTGGACCCCTGTGTCTCCCGCAGACCCCCGGAAACATGGATGTTAGCTGTGCCACCTCATTATTGTATTTTCACAGATGAGCCACGTGGTTTGTCTATAGTTGTTTAGGGGTCTGGAGGCTGAATTATGCATTGTCTTGATCAACAGTTTCTTCCGTAACCTTCTGTCTGTTGATAGTTCTGACATTTCCGGCAACACCAAAGAGGAATGCAGCAATTAAGACATAGATTCTAGCAAAGATCACTCTGCGATATACCACGGATTCACGACTTTGCCTGACTGACCGCATTCTTCTTGGAGGGGGTCCACTGTCTGTGCTCCCACCAGTGCCTCGTTCAGTGCACCGTGGAGGATCCCAGCCTACGTGGCAATGGCAGTTCCTGTTATTGTTGCATATCCCTCTGTGACTGCATTTCTCCGGGATACAGTCATAGTTCAGCTGAGCCACACTGCCATTGCAGTAGGTATCCTGACAGAACTTTCCAGGAGCACAGGGGGTACCAGTTCTCACATGACCAATATCGGTTGTTCCTGTGCTACGATGCGAATCCAGCCCAAAACACCAGAACCCTGAGATCTCAGACTGATGAAATCCAACATGCTCTTGCAGCTGAGGGAGATGCGTGACGTTACTACACTGCAGCCTTCCACACTGCATGTCTGTGGGGGAACAGGGTTTAGATTTGAAAACCCCTGGGTCTCTTCTGCAGTGTCCATATCGGCTGCCTTTTTGATTTATGGTATAGCAGACATTTTCACCCTTCACAGCATTTCTGCCAAAGATTTCTTGGCAGTGCATAGTGCGGTCAGTGCAGTTTCCATGATAGCAGTAGCCCTCTTCAGTGCACGGGGTTCCATCTTGCATATAGAAGTCATCAGGGCACTCCACGGACACCCCACGGCAGTATTCTGGAAGATCACATATATTTTGGATTGGTCTGCAGAGTGTCCCAGCATCGGAATAGGTGCAGTTTGTACAGCATCTGCCTGTATTACATTTGCTGCCAGGGGTTAGAATACAATCAGTCGTACAGCAGGGATTGTTGTAGCACTGCTTGAAGGAGCCACAGTCACACTGCTCACCTGGCTCCACTACATAGTTTCCACAACGATCGTGAGTCAGGCTTTTATTGAAATAGGAAAGTCCTGAGTCAAATATGCACTcacaaaaattattcaccactacATGCTGCATATGAATGAAGGAACAGTTACTGAAAGAATCTGTCATAATAGGGTATTGATTCATAATGCAGGTAGACCTCCTCTGGCATGCACAAAACTGATTGTCATAAAAAATACCAATAGATAATGCAATTTTTTGGGCTACTAACAcagacaacaataaaaaatgtctgCCTAGAGAAGCAAGCGAGATGATGGATTTTGATCCGCATACCGCATATGTGGCTGGCTGAAACTGAAGTTCATGTGGTGCATCTTTGTTCATAAGTAAAGCTGTATGTGGTTTAAAAGCAACAAACAAGTGTCTCTGAAAGTAGATATGAATCGGACTCCCTGGCACCTGAAAATTGTTCAAGACAACTGGATCTTCCAGATTATAAATGACCATGGAGGAAATATAGTGCCTTACATCAATCCCTTGAAGCATTGAGTCAGTCAAACTAACAAGCCTTATGAGGAATCGGGCACATTTTGACACGTTGTTGAACACACCATACATTGTTTTGGAACCGAGAACAAGTCCTTTCAAAATCCCATGATGGGATGAATACAACTTACTAGAGATCCTGGGGGCTGCACTGATATTTGCTTGAGAGAACAGGGGGTTACTAACCTCCTTATATCCCAGGTTATAAGTAGGTCCCGTTGCATTGGTGTCTGCCACTATCTGAGAAACAACGTGTTCAAACTGTTGGGAATCGCTGAGGGGTCTGATTTCATAGGCAAGGTCATCCAACTTCATGATACCTTCAAGGCCCCCATAGCACGTGTCCATGGTGACCATGGAAAGAGGAATCTCCTCCAGGTAGCCGAGGTAGTAACAGTCTGGAGGGATGAAGGGGTAGTCCATCTGCAAGGCTCCCTGATCATCCTGAGTCATCATCAGCAAATGTCTGGACCAAAAGAGTTTCTTGTGCCTCATGTGGATAACATGGCTCTTGCCCCCAAAATGCAGGCTATAGgacagccagccaggcatctgAACGCCCTTGCCGTGGTGCAACTCCTTCTTGGGAATTACCACCTCAGAAGAGATGTAGCGCCATGAGGGACGACCTTGAGAACCTTGGACAGGAGCCAGCAATGCCCAGAGTGCAAACAGCAAGAGGGGTGCCCTCAGGGTGCCCtggccctctgccagcctcatgTCCCTGCTCAGGGACATCTGCCagtgagaatggataaatggaggatCCTCAGCAAAGCCAGGTCTAGACCATCAGACAGAACAGAGGGCTGTACCAGGTGGCCAGCACCCTACATCTGGGGGCCACCTGTGGGGTTAGGTAACAGTCACAGGGTGTGGCATTGGGTGACCCTGCTCATCAGTTCACCTGGGGTGGATGTGGGAGAGTCAGGTGGGCCATGGTCAACAGTGCTCACATGGACATGGGTAGGGACTTGGACCCAGAAACACGGCTCTATTCAACAcattccatcttttctccttctaCTTGGATACGGGATATGCAATTATAACACACTGAACTTCTCTACCAATTC is part of the Neofelis nebulosa isolate mNeoNeb1 chromosome 7, mNeoNeb1.pri, whole genome shotgun sequence genome and encodes:
- the LOC131517872 gene encoding disintegrin and metalloproteinase domain-containing protein 21-like → MSLSRDMRLAEGQGTLRAPLLLFALWALLAPVQGSQGRPSWRYISSEVVIPKKELHHGKGVQMPGWLSYSLHFGGKSHVIHMRHKKLFWSRHLLMMTQDDQGALQMDYPFIPPDCYYLGYLEEIPLSMVTMDTCYGGLEGIMKLDDLAYEIRPLSDSQQFEHVVSQIVADTNATGPTYNLGYKEVSNPLFSQANISAAPRISSKLYSSHHGILKGLVLGSKTMYGVFNNVSKCARFLIRLVSLTDSMLQGIDVRHYISSMVIYNLEDPVVLNNFQVPGSPIHIYFQRHLFVAFKPHTALLMNKDAPHELQFQPATYAVCGSKSIISLASLGRHFLLLSVLVAQKIALSIGIFYDNQFCACQRRSTCIMNQYPIMTDSFSNCSFIHMQHVVVNNFCECIFDSGLSYFNKSLTHDRCGNYVVEPGEQCDCGSFKQCYNNPCCTTDCILTPGSKCNTGRCCTNCTYSDAGTLCRPIQNICDLPEYCRGVSVECPDDFYMQDGTPCTEEGYCYHGNCTDRTMHCQEIFGRNAVKGENVCYTINQKGSRYGHCRRDPGVFKSKPCSPTDMQCGRLQCSNVTHLPQLQEHVGFHQSEISGFWCFGLDSHRSTGTTDIGHVRTGTPCAPGKFCQDTYCNGSVAQLNYDCIPEKCSHRGICNNNRNCHCHVGWDPPRCTERGTGGSTDSGPPPRRMRSVRQSRESVVYRRVIFARIYVLIAAFLFGVAGNVRTINRQKVTEETVDQDNA